A genomic region of Nakaseomyces glabratus chromosome C, complete sequence contains the following coding sequences:
- the SKI2 gene encoding SKI complex RNA helicase subunit SKI2 (CAGL0C02563g~Ortholog(s) have mRNA binding activity, role in nuclear-transcribed mRNA catabolic process, 3'-5' exonucleolytic nonsense-mediated decay, nuclear-transcribed mRNA catabolic process, non-stop decay and Ski complex, cytosol localization), translating to MAFTDIEEAYTSLKEVIVSNDFDEEFLNLKAPEPKDIEKSVEEENQDIYNRFIKPTNALSWELLDLVQELPPMNFMGNKSLDVSNIAEDSYDYKKFISLPQPQCKTSYFFKRRGIEGKITDYKEQVSLKDIANANASNSLSLNRSINFHGNTVRGSTAQLPFTPGGVVMDAFKPDGKNNSSSTSTALKLLHKDEQGLFDIPEGFKRGIIPNVSESSYQEYDIQDMETLNEVDNESKIEEDYNKEILRTEEAVEKNTLDLINATSKKADPSLNDIDDLLPMGIDFGRTIMKSNKDTKMKEWAHVVDLNHKIENFSELIPNPARTWPFELDTFQKEAIYHLEQSDSVFVAAHTSAGKTVVAEYAIAMSKRNMTKTIYTSPIKALSNQKFRDFKETFEDVDIGLITGDVQINPEANCLIMTTEILRSMLYRGADLIRDVEFVIFDEVHYVNDQDRGVVWEEVIIMLPQHVKFILLSATVPNTYEFANWIGRTKQKNIYVISTPKRPVPLEINIWAKNELKPVINEKREFSDANFKKHKSLIDGKSAKELTSKNSTATNSRGGAATRGRGGSSRGNSARGGRGGRGGSRGAGAIGSNKSQFFRKGGPNKKTWPNLVDYLRKKELLPMVVFVFSKKRCEEYADWLDGINFCDAKERSQIHMFIEKSITRLKKEDRDLPQIQKIRSLLERGIAVHHGGLLPIVKELIEILFSKGFIKVLFATETFAMGLNLPTRTVVFSEIQKHDGNGLRDLTPGEFTQMAGRAGRRGLDTIGTVIVMAYTDPLPVTSFKEVTLGVPTKLESQFRLTYNMILNLLRIEALKVEEMIKYSFSENSKQTLQPEHERKINELKEKMDKIKLNEDCAYCSKDSEQLLDLIVRYQDVTSTMMTELAKTDVILKTLKVGRLVVYRDNEGFHKLGFIFRLNIRETMAIVLCVSKPNGLPNGKPNYLPYLASNPRYIQKNFQSFKSCSYVAENVPLEEIELVTAFTLRTSLNDLTKGDKAAQEQFNKEVSTLLKISKNLKESEAEKKANIKVHQNAIERKNISTELIKLSSIKCPNLAEHFLPIYEKYNLGKEIKNLYHLMSDQNLNLLPDYEKRLTVLYKTGFIDKNHNVLLKGRVACEINSGYELVLTELILDNFLGNFEPEEIVALLSVFVYEGRTREEEMPVITPRLTKGKDRIEEIYKNMLSVFEEEQIPLTKDEAEFLERKRFALVNVVYEWARGMSFKEIMEISPEAEGTVVRVITWLDEICREVKTASVIIGNTNLHLKMTRAQELIKRDIVFAASLYL from the coding sequence ATGGCTTTCACAGATATCGAAGAAGCATACACCTCTCTCAAGGAGGTAATTGTATCCAATGACTTTGATGAAGAGTTCTTGAACTTAAAAGCACCGGAGCCAaaagatatagaaaaaTCTGTCGAGGAAGAGAACCAGGATATATACAATCGGTTCATTAAGCCAACTAATGCTTTATCTTGGGAATTACTAGACCTGGTACAGGAGTTACCTCCCATGAATTTTATGGGCAACAAGTCCCTAGATGTAAGTAATATCGCTGAAGATAGTTATGATTACAAAAAGTTTATTAGCTTGCCTCAACCACAGTGCAAAACTTCCTATTTCTTTAAGAGAAGAGGGATAGAGGGGAAAATCACAGACTACAAGGAACAGGTATCACTAAAGGATATAGCTAATGCAAATGCATCAAACTCACTGTCTTTAAATCGTTCAATTAACTTTCATGGTAATACCGTTCGGGGATCCACTGCACAGTTACCCTTTACACctggtggtgtagtcatGGATGCCTTCAAGCCTGATGGCAAGAACAATAGCTCTTCAACTAGTACTGCATTGAAGTTATTACACAAGGATGAACAGGGACTATTTGATATTCCAGAGGGCTTTAAAAGAGGTATTATTCCTAATGTATCTGAATCCAGTTATCAAGAGTATGATATTCAAGATATGGAAACACTTAATGAGGTTGATAACGAATCTAAAATCGAAGAAGATTATAACAAAGAAATACTGAGAACAGAAGAAGCAGTGGAGAAGAACACTCTAGATTTAATAAATGCCACTAGCAAGAAAGCAGATCCATCACTAAATGACATAGATGACCTGTTACCAATGGGGATAGATTTTGGCCGTACTATAATGAAATCCAATAAAGATACGAAAATGAAAGAATGGGCTCATGTTGTTGATCTGAatcataaaattgaaaacttttCTGAGTTGATTCCAAATCCAGCTAGAACTTGGCCTTTTGAGCTCGATACTTTTCAGAAGGAAGCCATCTATCATTTGGAACAGAGTGACTCTGTATTTGTCGCTGCTCACACATCTGCGGGTAAAACAGTGGTTGCAGAGTATGCCATTGCGATGTcgaaaagaaatatgacAAAAACAATCTATACTTCACCAATTAAAGCGCTTTCAAACCAGAAATTCAGagatttcaaagaaacatttgaagatgttgaTATTGGTTTAATAACAGGTGATGTCCAAATAAACCCGGAAGCTAACTGCTTAATCATGACGACTGAAATTTTAAGGTCAATGCTTTATAGAGGTGCAGACTTAATCAGAGATGTTgaatttgttatttttgatgaagTCCATTATGTTAACGACCAAGATAGAGGTGTGGTTTGGGAAGAAGTTATTATCATGCTACCTCAACATGTCAAGTTTATTCTGTTATCAGCCACTGTCCCAAACACTTACGAATTTGCTAATTGGATTGGAAGaacaaaacagaaaaatatatatgttatCTCAACTCCAAAGAGACCTGTTCCGTTGGAGATTAATATCTGGGCTAAAAACGAACTGAAACCTGTAATTAACGAGAAGAGGGAATTTTCTGATgcaaatttcaaaaaacaCAAATCCTTGATAGATGGTAAATCGGCAAAAGAGCTGACAAGTAAGAATAGCACAGCGACAAATTCTCGTGGTGGAGCAGCTACAAGAGGAAGAGGTGGCTCATCAAGAGGTAATTCTGCGAGAGGAGGGAGAGGTGGAAGAGGAGGATCCCGTGGTGCTGGTGCTATAGGTTCTAATAAGAGtcaatttttcagaaaggGTGGtccaaacaaaaaaacatGGCCAAATCTGGTCGATTATTTGAGGAAAAAGGAACTGCTTCCTATggttgtatttgtattcaGTAAAAAGAGATGTGAAGAATATGCTGATTGGCTAGATGGTATTAATTTCTGTGatgcaaaagaaagatCTCAAATTCATATGTTTATCGAAAAATCTATAACTAGATTGAAAAAGGAAGATAGAGATTTACcccaaattcaaaaaatcaGATCCTTACTAGAGCGTGGTATTGCTGTACATCATGGTGGTCTATTACCGATTGTAAAAGAATTGATTGAAATATTGTTCTCTAAAGGATTTATTAAAGTCCTTTTTGCTACTGAAACGTTTGCTATGGGTCTAAACTTGCCTACCAGAACAGTTGTTTTTAGCGAAATTCAAAAGCATGATGGTAATGGCTTAAGGGACCTAACTCCTGGTGAGTTTACTCAAATGGCAGGGAGAGCTGGTCGTAGAGGTCTTGATACAATTGGTACTGTTATTGTTATGGCTTATACCGATCCTTTACCCGTTACATCATTTAAAGAAGTAACACTTGGTGTACCAACTAAACTAGAATCGCAGTTTAGATTGACCTATAATATGATTCTGAATCTTTTAAGGATCGAAGCATTAAAGGTTGAGGAAATGATTAAATACTCTTTCAGTGAGAATAGCAAGCAAACATTACAGCCTGAACAcgaaagaaaaatcaatgaactaaaagaaaaaatggaTAAAATAAAGTTAAATGAAGATTGTGCGTATTGTTCAAAAGATTCAGAACAACTTTTGGATTTAATTGTTCGTTATCAAGATGTTACATCTACTATGATGACAGAATTAGCAAAGACTGATGTGATCttaaaaacattaaaaGTAGGAAGATTAGTTGTTTACAGAGACAATGAAGGATTCCATAAGCTTGGCTTTATTTTCAGACTAAACATTCGCGAAACTATGGCAATTGTGCTATGCGTCTCAAAACCTAATGGGCTTCCAAATGGTAAACCTAACTATTTGCCTTATCTTGCTTCCAATCCAAGATATATTCAGAAGAACTTCCAAAGTTTCAAATCTTGTAGTTATGTTGCAGAAAATGTACCTttagaagaaattgagCTTGTAACAGCCTTCACTTTAAGAACGTCATTGAATGATCTAACTAAAGGGGACAAGGCAGCCCAAGAGCAATTTAATAAGGAAGTTTCTAcacttttgaaaatatcCAAGAATTTGAAGGAATCTGAAgcagaaaagaaagcaaataTAAAAGTTCATCAAAATGCAATagagagaaagaatatCAGTACTGAATTGATTAAGCTATCGTCCATCAAATGTCCAAATCTGGCGGAGCATTTCTTGCCTATCTATGAGAAGTATAATTTGGgcaaagaaataaaaaacctTTACCACTTGATGTCAGATCAAAACTTGAATCTATTACCCGACTATGAAAAGAGACTAACTGTTTTATACAAGACTGGattcattgataaaaaCCACAATGTATTATTAAAGGGACGTGTTGCTTGTGAAATCAATTCCGGATACGAGCTAGTGTTAACGGAGTTGATTCTAGACAACTTTTTGGGTAATTTTGAACCGGAAGAAATAGTGGCCCTTCTTTCTGTATTTGTATATGAGGGAAGAACgagagaagaagaaatgcCTGTAATAACTCCAAGGTTGACAAAAGGTAAAGATAGAATCGAAGAAATTTATAAGAACATGCTGTcagtatttgaagaagagcaGATACCACTAACTAAGGACGAGGCAGAATTTCTGGAAAGAAAACGTTTCGCACTAGTTAATGTCGTATATGAGTGGGCAAGAGGTATGTCATTTAAAGAGATCATGGAAATAAGTCCGGAAGCTGAAGGTACCGTTGTCAGAGTAATCACTTGGCTAGATGAAATCTGCAGGGAAGTTAAAACGGCTTCTGTCATCATTGGTAACACTAACCTTCACTTAAAGATGACTAGGGCCCAAGAGCTTATTAAAAGAGATATCGTTTTTGCAGCAAGTTTATATTTATGA
- the AFG2 gene encoding AAA family ATPase AFG2 (CAGL0C02585g~Ortholog(s) have ATPase activity, role in response to drug, ribosomal large subunit biogenesis and cytosol, preribosome, large subunit precursor localization), whose translation MAPKSASSGSKKKSSATSDEIKQPKFKLPTEYIIRPLPANSNSKESGTITVNSKVLSALEISSGSFCIISKFGENGIAAIANPSKNENHPANVILVSDTLRSVSNIILGDRVEIQKLTQQPAYAKSITVGPFEEGLANEKVKLVEKLLDDCGLIMPGMRFNEIATDNNEKLHFVVTDVDDDDLPDIGKLSLNADESETLEFMSKPVLFKKGLTKLKFTADKNVSKKYSLPQSLSYDAVGGLKCEIDLLKKAIDLPLHRPEIFADFGISPPKGILMHGPPGTGKTMLLRCVANASNAHVLSIDGPSIVSKYLGETESKLREIFNEAKKYQPAIIFIDEIDSIAPNRANDDSGEVESRVVATLLTLMDGTSSSGRIAVIAATNRPNAVDPALRRPGRFDQEIEIGIPDVDARFDILKKQFEKISTDKHTLSEGDIKSIASKTHGYVGADLTALCRESVMKTIQKALTENSTTDMTELKVGITDVESAMLEIRPSAMREIFLEMPKVYWSDIGGQEDLKRKMKEMIQLPLEAADTFAALGIKAPKGILLYGPPGCSKTLTAKALATESGVNFLAVKGPEIFNKYVGESERAIREIFRKARAASPSIIFFDEIDALSPDRDGSSTSAANHVLTSLLNEIDGVEELNGVVIVAATNRPDEIDSALLRPGRLDRHVYVSPPDFNARLQILKKCTKNFDLDNTDELLNDLATRTEGCSGAEVVLLCQEAGLAAIMDDIHTKKVDANHFEVALQGISKCITPEMLEYYQEFASRSGIAS comes from the coding sequence ATGGCTCCCAAATCAGCATCTTCTGGATCTAAAAAGAAGTCATCGGCAACTTCAGATGAAATCAAGCAGCCCAAATTCAAACTACCGACAGAATATATTATCAGACCACTTCCAGCCAACTCTAATTCTAAAGAAAGTGGTACTATTACAGTAAATTCGAAGGTATTAAGTGCGTTAGAGATTTCATCAGGGTCTTTTTGTATCATCTCAAAATTCGGTGAAAACGGTATTGCTGCAATTGCTAATCCTAGCAAGAACGAGAACCACCCCGCAAATGTCATTCTAGTATCTGATACTCTGCGTTCGGTATCCAACATCATTTTGGGTGATAGAgttgaaattcaaaaacttaCCCAACAACCTGCTTATGCCAAATCAATAACAGTAGGCCCATTTGAAGAAGGGTTGGCCAATGAGAAAGTTAAGCTGGTTGAAAAGTTACTTGATGACTGTGGATTAATTATGCCAGGAATGAGATTCAATGAGATTGCTACAGATAATAATGAGAAGTTACATTTTGTTGTGACCGAtgttgatgatgacgaCCTACCAGACATTGGAAAACTATCATTAAATGCTGATGAATCCGAAACACTAGAGTTTATGTCAAAGCCAGTGCTCTTCAAGAAGGGATTGACAAAACTAAAGTTTACCGCTGATAAAAATgtatcaaagaaatattcTCTACCTCAATCATTATCTTATGATGCTGTAGGTGGTCTAAAATGTGAGATTGACCTGTTAAAAAAAGCCATCGACCTTCCTTTACATAGACCAGAAATATTTGCTGATTTTGGAATTTCCCCGCCTAAAGGTATATTAATGCATGGCCCGCCGGGTACAGGTAAAACAATGTTATTGCGCTGTGTCGCAAACGCATCTAATGCCCATGTTTTATCCATAGATGGCCcttcaattgtttcaaaatatttgggTGAAACTGAATCCAAACTACGtgaaatttttaatgaggctaaaaaatatcaacctgctattattttcatcgATGAGATTGATTCCATTGCACCAAATAGAGCAAACGATGATTCAGGTGAAGTTGAAAGTAGAGTTGTTGCAACTTTACTAACATTAATGGATGGAACCTCATCTTCAGGGAGAATAGCTGTAATTGCAGCAACAAATAGACCCAATGCTGTTGATCCAGCATTAAGAAGACCAGGTAGATTTGACCAAGAGATTGAAATTGGTATTCCTGACGTTGATGCTAgatttgatatattaaaGAAACAATTTGAGAAAATATCCACGGATAAACATACTCTTTCTGAAGGTGACATCAAATCGATAGCTTCGAAAACTCATGGTTACGTCGGTGCAGATTTAACTGCTCTGTGTAGAGAATCGGTAATGAAAACTATTCAAAAGGCTTTAACAGAAAACTCTACTACGGATATGACAGAATTGAAAGTTGGTATCACTGATGTAGAATCAGCAATGTTGGAGATACGGCCAAGTGCAATGAGAGAAATCTTTTTGGAGATGCCTAAGGTGTATTGGTCTGATATCGGTGGTCAGGAAGATCTAAAgagaaaaatgaaagaaatgatCCAGCTACCACTGGAGGCAGCAGATACATTTGCTGCCCTTGGCATCAAGGCGCCTAAGGGTATCTTGTTGTATGGTCCTCCTGGTTGTTCGAAAACGTTGACTGCCAAAGCACTTGCGACAGAGTCTGGTGTCAACTTTTTAGCTGTTAAAGGACCAgaaatattcaataaatatGTTGGTGAATCTGAAAGAGCCATAAGAGAAATTTTTAGAAAAGCTAGAGCTGCTTCTCCGAgtatcatattttttgatgaaataGATGCCTTATCCCCTGATAGAGATGGATCATCCACAAGTGCTGCCAATCATGTATTAACATCCcttttgaatgaaatagATGGTGTAGAGGAACTCAATGGTGTTGTGATTGTTGCTGCTACGAATAGACCAGATGAGATAGACTCAGCATTACTTAGACCTGGGCGTTTGGATAGACACGTTTATGTCTCTCCTCCGGATTTCAATGCTAGATTACAAATACTAAAGAAATGtaccaaaaattttgatttagACAATACTGATGAGTTGCTCAATGATCTAGCTACAAGAACAGAAGGATGTTCTGGTGCTGAAGTAGTGTTATTATGTCAAGAAGCTGGTTTAGCAGCCATCATGGATGATATTCACACTAAGAAGGTAGACGCAAATCATTTTGAAGTAGCTTTACAAGGGATATCTAAATGCATTACCCCAGAAATGCTAGAATATTATCAAGAATTTGCATCAAGAAGCGGAATAGCCTCATAA
- the VPS33 gene encoding tethering complex ATP-binding subunit VPS33 (CAGL0C02607g~Ortholog(s) have ATP binding, phosphatidylinositol binding activity), translating to MSTNWNTWKLKRISASNICQAFKEVTDNDTVLLIQSELFNYINHVITFSDLIKDTPVRKILRVDNNTTNDLRSILGSMPHIEIILLIDIRASLKIPFEIRNFLKEFKDLPVTIVYCSWQTEITDALIEKKDTVFLESYQLNNVRHLINHQLAITDRKIKLKKCTLYPFPTLDDDVLSLDILYSADNENRYVPYLQSIENASRDVMIDNISNCILSLLKEHKSIVTNFVGVGNEAQLLGQLLKSRIDRDIDEKQAFIREGLFGDKFPSGLETDLIVFDRSMDPITPLLTELTYAGMVNTLFDGYLDIEIDEEKVHFDYQKDDFWDEMKFMNFGSIGPRLNQSAKQLQKKYDDRHNAESLGEIKNFVDSLGHLQETQRYLKQHTITSTKILNEVENNEALQFNRIIEFEQDVLSDNLDHKACNDFIQDLIFEGDVASDLIIRLISLVSICKCGLREKDFLSIKKSMVDRFGINILFDIERLTEAGILVTKNTITKNKKAGTTEDLRAPYGRNVSNTIIKEYRSIAKWFATLPVGSNDDAQDISNPKEPDFAFCGVVPLSMRIIQAFYDRSILSKTYNAQQPYIISKEPKVTKLETLFSQVYCNSKHISSERWVPEPKVNKLPNTTGKKDNDDHPDIAIIVFLGGVTIGELATLKHLKGKLRDKGIKKRFLIITDGILKK from the coding sequence ATGTCTACCAATTGGAATACttggaaattgaaaagaataagTGCAAGTAATATATGTCAAGCATTCAAAGAAGTCACCGATAATGACACTGTACTGCTCATCCAGTCTGAATTGTTCAATTACATAAATCATGTAATAACATTTTCTGATTTGATTAAGGACACGCCGGTTAGGAAAATTTTACGAGTCGATAATAATACAACAAATGATTTAAGGAGCATATTAGGGTCAATGCCCCATATCgaaattattttattgataGATATTAGAGCATCTTTAAAAATTCCTTTTGAGATAAGAAATTTCCTGAAAGAATTCAAAGACCTGCCTGTTACCATTGTTTATTGCTCTTGGCAAACTGAAATAACGGATGCATTgatagaaaagaaagatacGGTGTTTTTGGAGTCATATCAATTGAACAATGTAAGACATCTCATTAATCATCAGTTAGCAATTACTGATAGGAAAATAAAACTTAAGAAATGTACGTTATATCCATTCCCCACActtgatgatgatgtttTGTCCTTagatatattatattcagCAGACAATGAAAATAGATATGTTCCATACCTGCAATCTATTGAAAATGCATCCAGAGATGTCATGATAGATAACATATCAAATTGCATCTTGTCTCTTCTCAAGGAACATAAGTCAATAGTTACCAATTTTGTTGGAGTAGGAAACGAAGCACAACTACTAGGTCAACTGCTGAAAAGTAGAATTGATagagatattgatgaaaagcAAGCTTTCATAAGAGAAGGGTTATTTGGGGATAAATTTCCTAGTGGACTGGAAACTGATTTGATTGTGTTTGATAGATCAATGGATCCAATTACTCCTCTTCTGACAGAGCTCACTTATGCAGGTATGGTTAACACATTATTTGACGGATATctagatattgaaattgatgaagaaaaggtTCATTTTGATTATCAGAAAGACGACTTTTGggatgaaatgaaatttatGAATTTTGGGTCAATTGGGCCCCGATTGAATCAGAGTGCAAAACAgttacaaaagaaatacgACGACAGGCATAATGCTGAGAGTTTAGGGGAAATAAAGAACTTTGTGGACTCATTAGGTCATCTGCAGGAGACTCAGAGATATTTGAAGCAACACACCATTACTTCtacaaaaattttgaatgaaGTTGAAAACAACGAAGCCTTGCAATTCAACCGAattattgaatttgaacAAGACGTATTATCCgataatcttgaccacAAAGCTTGTAATGATTTCATACAGGATCTAATCTTTGAGGGAGATGTTGCGTCGGATTTAATTATTCGCTTAATTAGTTTGGTGTCTATATGCAAATGTGGTCTACGAGAAAAGGACTTTTTATCGATTAAGAAATCCATGGTAGATAGATTTGgcataaatatattatttgacATCGAGAGGTTAACAGAAGCAGGTATTCTTGTTACTAAAAATACAATTAcgaaaaacaaaaaagctGGTACAACAGAGGATCTAAGAGCACCCTATGGTAGGAATGTGTCCAATACTATTATTAAGGAATACAGGAGCATTGCAAAATGGTTTGCAACGCTTCCAGTAGGTTCAAATGATGATGCCCAAGATATATCAAATCCTAAAGAACCTGATTTTGCATTTTGCGGTGTTGTGCCCTTGAGTATGAGAATAATACAAGCATTTTATGATCGCTCGATATTGtcaaaaacatataatGCACAGCAACCATATATAATATCTAAGGAACCGAAAGTGACAAAACTAGAAACTCTATTCTCCCAAGTCTATTGTAACTCAAAGCATATCAGTTCTGAGCGGTGGGTTCCCGAACCTAAGGTCAACAAACTACCAAATACGACGGGTAAGAAAGATAATGACGACCACCCAGATATAGCTATAATTGTATTCTTGGGAGGAGTAACAATTGGCGAATTGGCAACACTAAAACACTTAAAGGGTAAATTAAGAGATAAGGGAATCAAGAAGCGCTTTCTCATTATTACAGACGGCATTTTAAAGAAATAG
- the COX8 gene encoding cytochrome c oxidase subunit VIII (CAGL0C02623g~Ortholog(s) have cytochrome-c oxidase activity, role in mitochondrial electron transport, cytochrome c to oxygen and mitochondrial respiratory chain complex IV, plasma membrane localization), whose protein sequence is MFSQQVMRLSTRRAFSASSIARVHFKEGVYSNLPFKIHNRKIPFALVHFGFFGVGFAVPFIACYVQMKKAGNI, encoded by the coding sequence ATGTTCAGCCAACAGGTAATGAGATTGTCCACAAGAAGAGCCTTTTCTGCTTCTTCCATAGCTCGTGTACACTTTAAGGAAGGTGTATACAGCAATCTACCATTTAAGATTCACAACAGAAAGATCCCATTCGCTCTAGTGCATTTCGGTTTCTTCGGTGTCGGTTTCGCTGTTCCATTTATTGCATGTTACGTCCAAATGAAGAAAGCTGGTAACATTTAA
- the CST9 gene encoding SUMO ligase CST9 (CAGL0C02629g~Ortholog(s) have SUMO transferase activity, chromatin binding activity, role in protein sumoylation, reciprocal meiotic recombination, synaptonemal complex assembly and condensed nuclear chromosome localization) has product MPENQFSQPFVHYGVCHRRHSVEDPLWLTSCAHLLCQAHLTPTKVCGVCGTRDISCLRLTNDKPLPNEVDAYFQPISGLVENMYNVCQFQYVGLLDQCNYYQKISITLKEKCNRQQQLLYKAKQELDNIPRLKRRIDELESLLKEGNYGIKKSKDNWTHTKRSLPQTVDLTIENTDQEEDQNFIQKLKNNTGLRKITPKVAPNNISAESSSHKMSITPGIFAMAESTQLISNQTTTSSVNNNQLKFKTNIHRSPSSNIMTKDSQPSNQIMPQVLNKLTMLKRNNTVSTSNLEKSNTQMATHRSYLGTYNHPNSTMLLNRRRANSQQQPKSSKQSNFEMLRRVPSSNKNGR; this is encoded by the coding sequence ATGCCTGAGAATCAATTTAGCCAGCCTTTTGTTCACTATGGGGTATGCCACCGAAGACACTCAGTGGAGGATCCACTCTGGTTGACGTCGTGTGCCCATTTACTATGTCAGGCTCATTTGACGCCCACGAAAGTGTGTGGTGTCTGCGGTACACGAGATATATCTTGTCTTCGGTTGACCAATGACAAACCACTACCTAATGAAGTGGATGCATACTTCCAACCTATTTCTGGTTTAGTTGAGAACATGTACAATGTATGCCAATTTCAATATGTAGGTCTTCTCGATCAGTGTAACTATTACCAGAAGATCAGTATTACTCTGAAGGAGAAATGCAACAGGCAACAGCAATTGCTTTACAAAGCTAAACAAGAGTTGGATAATATTCCGAGattaaaaagaagaatagaCGAATTGGAATCACTTCTGAAGGAAGGCAATTATGGTATCAAGAAATCTAAGGATAACTGGACTCATACCAAGAGATCTCTCCCACAGACAGTCGACTTGACTATCGAAAATACTGATCAGGAAGAAGATCAGaattttattcaaaaattgaagaataaTACAGGGTTGAGGAAAATTACCCCAAAAGTTGCGCCAAATAATATTTCTGCTGAAAGCAGTTCACATAAAATGTCAATTACACCGGGCATATTTGCCATGGCAGAGTCGACACAATTAATTTCAAATCAAACAACAACCTCTTCAGTAAACAACAACCAATTAAAATTCAAAACCAACATACATAGAAGCCCAAGCTCTAATATCATGACTAAAGATTCACAACCTAGCAATCAAATTATGCCACAAGTACTCAATAAATTAACTatgttgaaaagaaataacaCGGTTTCAACATCAAATTTAGAAAAATCTAATACTCAGATGGCGACTCATAGATCATACTTAGGAACCTACAATCACCCTAATTCTACAATGCTATTGAACAGGCGCCGAGCAAATTCACAGCAACAACCGAAATCAAGTAAACAAAGTAACTTCGAAATGTTACGGCGAGTTCCATCAAGCAATAAAAACGGAAGATAA